In one Kamptonema formosum PCC 6407 genomic region, the following are encoded:
- a CDS encoding helix-turn-helix domain-containing protein — MAKHTIRCRLQEWIDAMGLTYSAVAESADVDVGAVRRLAKNQFDRVDCATWQAICKLFNKQINELFYEEKPED; from the coding sequence ATGGCAAAACACACCATCCGATGTAGGCTTCAAGAATGGATAGATGCAATGGGGCTGACCTATTCCGCTGTAGCTGAATCGGCTGATGTTGATGTAGGTGCTGTGCGACGATTAGCAAAGAATCAGTTTGACCGAGTGGACTGTGCTACGTGGCAAGCGATCTGCAAACTCTTCAATAAACAGATAAACGAACTTTTTTATGAGGAAAAACCAGAGGATTGA